A single Anabas testudineus chromosome 10, fAnaTes1.2, whole genome shotgun sequence DNA region contains:
- the egr1 gene encoding early growth response protein 1, whose translation MAAAKTEMILPTLQISEPLSFPHSPMDNYPKLEEVMMLNPAGTPFLTASAPEGAGFGSGEPGEQYDHLAGDTLPDIPFNCEKPVSEQTYSTQRLPPISYTGRFTLEPATTCSNSLWAEPILGLFTNIMGSVAPSSSSSSGAAQTTSSSSSSASSSSTSSSSTSSSQSSSLSSSIHHSEPNPIYSAAPTYSSPNSDIFPDQGQAFPTSAGAVQYPPPAYPNGKSCSTSFPVPMIPDYLFPQQQGEISLVPPDQKPFQSQSSQPSLTPLSTIKAFATQTGSQDLKSVYQSQLIKPSRMRKYPTRPSKTPPHERPYACPVETCDRRFSRSDELTRHIRIHTGQKPFQCRICMRNFSRSDHLTTHIRTHTGEKPFACEICGRKFARSDERKRHTKIHLRQKDKKAEKAGAVVVTAAPVSTASPASSYPSPITSYPSPVSSYPSPVTSCYSSPVHTSYPSPSVATTYPSVSMSSTFQSQVASSFPSSVGSNIYSSPVPTPLSDMQTTLSPRTIEIC comes from the exons ATGGCTGCAGCCAAAACCGAGATGATTCTCCCAACCCTGCAGATCTCAGAGCCTCTGAGCTTCCCTCACTCCCCCATGGATAACTACCCCAAGCTGGAGGAGGTGATGATGCTCAACCCTGCAGGGACCCCCTTCCTCACCGCCTCCGCACCCGAAGGTGCAGGCTTTGGCTCCGGGGAGCCAGGAGAGCAGTACGACCACCTTGCTGGAG ATACGTTACCTGATATCCCCTTCAACTGTGAGAAGCCAGTATCAGAGCAGACCTACTCCACCCAGAGGCTCCCCCCCATCTCTTACACAGGCCGCTTCACCCTGGAGCCCGCCACCACCTGCAGCAACAGCCTCTGGGCGGAGCCCATCTTGGGTCTCTTCACCAATATTATGGGCAGTGTTGCCCCCAGCTCCAGCTCTTCCTCTGGTGCCGCACAGAccacctcatcctcctcttcatctgcttcatcctcttccacttcctcctcttctacCTCCTCATCTCAGAGCTCCAGCCTCAGTTCTTCCATACATCACAGTGAGCCCAACCCCATCTACTCAGCTGCACCGACCTACTCCAGCCCCAACTCTGACATCTTCCCAGACCAGGGCCAGGCTTTTCCCACCTCAGCTGGAGCAGTCCAATACCCTCCTCCTGCCTATCCCAATGGCAAGAGTTGCAGCACTAGCTTCCCTGTGCCCATGATTCCCGACTACCTCTTCCCTCAGCAGCAGGGAGAGATCAGCCTGGTACCTCCTGATCAAAAGCCCTTCCAGAGTCAGTCAAGCCAGCCCTCCCTCACTCCTCTGTCCACCATCAAGGCCTTTGCCACCCAGACTGGTTCCCAGGACTTAAAGAGTGTCTACCAGTCCCAGCTGATCAAGCCTAGCCGCATGCGCAAGTATCCCACCCGGCCAAGCAAGACACCCCCACACGAGAGGCCCTATGCTTGTCCTGTGGAGACCTGTGATCGTCGCTTCTCACGCTCTGATGAGCTGACACGTCACATCCGCATCCACACGGGCCAGAAGCCCTTCCAGTGCCGAATCTGCATGCGCAACTTCAGCCGCAGTGACCACCTGACAACACACATTCGCACTCACACTGGTGAGAAGCCTTTTGCCTGTGAAATCTGCGGACGCAAGTTTGCCCGCAGTGACGAGAGGAAGAGGCACACAAAGATCCACCTACGACAGAAGGACAAGAAAGCAGAGAAGGCAGGAGCAGTGGTGGTAACAGCAGCGCCAGTGTCAACTGCCTCACCAGCTTCCAGCTACCCGTCTCCCATCACCTCCTACCCCTCTCCAGTGTCTTCTTACCCCTCTCCAGTCACCTCCTGCTACTCCTCTCCAGTTCACACTTCCTATCCTTCTCCTTCCGTCGCCACTACCTACCCATCAGTGTCCATGTCCAGCACCTTTCAGTCCCAGGTTGCttcctccttcccttcctcGGTTGGCTCCAACATCTACAGCTCCCCAGTCCCCACCCCGCTATCAGACATGCAGACCACCCTCTCCCCAAGGACAATCGAGATCTGCTAA